The following coding sequences lie in one Candidatus Marinarcus aquaticus genomic window:
- a CDS encoding efflux RND transporter permease subunit gives MIRYIIEFGLRKPILNHFLLLFLLTLSVFAYFKISKEIFPPSTLDAVIISGNYAGASSDILDKMAVENIEDELISLSEADTITTTIKNGFFNIQVDLKDGFQASDVLDDIKDIVTKTKQDLPTDMDEPTVKELEHSFPLITVAVYGQKSKEELLDIADDLKTQLMKFQDLSKITVFSDSDKELLITFDENRIDAYGLNKIAVIDAVKSISTIFPVGIVKDTTKHYYLSTFNGEKNIENIKNILIKIGDTKLYLKDIANIKYKLGDVDTISHFNGEPNISIGVNKSETGDAIELVKKIKQLIKEKKKEYPELKFDTYTDTSVWIKNRLNTVVSNILFGVLLLFLALFYFINSRIATVVAIGIPTSFMIGLIFAEILGYSLNMLSLLGALIALGMIVDEAIVVGENIYRHMEMGKDKMQAAIDGALEVYPAVLTATATTVFAFLPILLMSGEVGVFMRILPIMITILLLSSLLEAFFFLPLHAKQIYKINKEEKRSESIWAANKKIYYTILSFILKHRYKSLAAILASIITLTAFFMATSKFKFMPDFDTTQIYITGSVGVGKRIEQTEQKVYEIEQQLLENINMENEISSISSVIGMKLDGKNQPENEEFYFHIFVNLFERAPQNFFDKYINPYLSLKYDDTEMIRHKSAQEIEGELKTILKDKIESNEYDELKVFTVKAGIIKNDIEISVSGNTDEKVKEAIIKIKEGLAAIEGVSNIADDLLEGNEELKFKVNAYGYDLGMNEEYIISSLRPYYFKGAYSKMFDDKGIVEIVFQSKNKDEVQSLDNFRVPIPNSNEKVLLKEVATIVKKPAYSQIFKENNERIRTVTASINQVTSTEVYEKMNPLLEKLQKSVAIDIKGEQKENEKVQREMSEAFIIALILIFIALIWMFDSVIKPLIIISTIPLSVLGVLVGHFLLGINITMPSLIGIVGLAGVVVNDGIIMMDFIKKSQTMEELKSLAMLRLRPILLTSVTTLLGLFTLMFFASGQALILQPMAVSLGFGVLWATVLNLYYVPLVYTLIYKRKER, from the coding sequence ATGATACGATATATTATAGAGTTTGGTCTTCGAAAACCCATACTCAATCATTTTCTCTTACTCTTTTTGCTCACACTCTCTGTATTTGCTTATTTTAAAATCTCAAAAGAGATATTCCCTCCTTCAACTTTAGATGCAGTGATTATCAGTGGAAACTATGCAGGTGCAAGCAGTGATATTTTAGATAAAATGGCGGTTGAAAACATTGAAGATGAGTTGATTTCTTTAAGTGAAGCCGATACGATCACAACAACCATTAAAAATGGCTTTTTCAATATTCAAGTCGATTTAAAAGATGGTTTCCAAGCCAGTGATGTATTGGATGATATCAAAGATATTGTAACCAAAACCAAACAAGATCTTCCTACAGATATGGATGAACCTACGGTTAAAGAACTGGAACACTCTTTTCCGTTAATCACCGTTGCTGTGTATGGCCAAAAAAGCAAAGAAGAGTTACTTGATATTGCCGATGATTTAAAAACACAACTTATGAAGTTTCAAGATTTAAGTAAAATTACGGTTTTCAGTGACAGCGACAAAGAGCTTTTAATCACATTTGATGAAAACAGAATCGATGCGTATGGTTTGAATAAAATTGCAGTGATTGATGCTGTGAAATCCATCAGTACTATTTTCCCCGTAGGAATTGTTAAAGATACGACAAAACACTACTATTTAAGTACTTTTAATGGAGAGAAGAATATTGAAAACATTAAAAATATTCTTATTAAAATAGGAGATACCAAGCTTTATTTAAAAGATATTGCCAATATCAAATATAAATTAGGGGATGTTGACACCATTTCACACTTCAATGGCGAACCTAATATCTCAATAGGGGTCAATAAAAGTGAAACGGGTGATGCCATTGAATTGGTTAAAAAAATCAAACAACTTATTAAAGAAAAAAAGAAAGAGTATCCTGAGTTAAAGTTCGATACATATACCGATACTTCTGTGTGGATTAAGAATCGTCTTAATACAGTAGTTTCGAATATCTTATTTGGAGTATTGCTGCTCTTTTTAGCACTCTTTTATTTTATCAATTCACGTATTGCAACTGTGGTTGCTATTGGTATTCCCACCTCTTTTATGATTGGGCTTATTTTTGCAGAGATTTTGGGATACAGTTTGAACATGCTCTCCTTGTTAGGTGCATTGATTGCTTTAGGTATGATTGTGGATGAAGCAATTGTGGTGGGTGAAAATATCTATCGTCACATGGAAATGGGAAAAGATAAAATGCAAGCAGCCATTGATGGTGCACTGGAAGTCTATCCTGCTGTGTTAACAGCCACAGCTACAACAGTATTTGCCTTTTTGCCTATTTTACTCATGTCGGGTGAGGTAGGGGTTTTCATGCGCATCTTGCCTATTATGATTACTATTTTATTATTAAGTTCACTGCTTGAAGCTTTTTTCTTTTTGCCACTGCACGCAAAACAAATTTATAAAATCAATAAAGAAGAGAAACGTTCAGAGTCAATTTGGGCAGCAAATAAAAAGATTTATTACACCATTCTTTCGTTCATTTTAAAACATCGATATAAAAGTTTGGCTGCCATTTTAGCCTCAATTATCACGTTGACTGCTTTTTTTATGGCCACATCAAAGTTTAAATTTATGCCCGATTTTGACACCACTCAAATATACATCACTGGATCTGTGGGTGTGGGAAAACGAATTGAGCAAACAGAGCAAAAGGTGTATGAAATAGAGCAACAACTTTTAGAAAACATCAATATGGAAAATGAAATCAGTTCCATTAGCTCTGTCATTGGTATGAAACTTGATGGTAAAAATCAGCCTGAAAATGAGGAGTTCTACTTTCATATTTTTGTCAATTTATTTGAACGAGCTCCTCAAAACTTCTTTGATAAGTATATTAATCCTTATTTGTCATTAAAATATGATGACACTGAGATGATTCGACATAAAAGTGCTCAAGAGATTGAGGGTGAACTCAAAACCATTTTAAAAGATAAAATAGAGAGCAATGAGTATGATGAATTGAAAGTCTTTACCGTGAAAGCAGGGATCATTAAAAACGACATTGAAATTTCTGTTTCTGGTAATACAGATGAAAAAGTTAAAGAAGCCATTATAAAAATCAAAGAGGGATTGGCTGCTATTGAAGGGGTATCCAATATTGCTGATGACTTACTTGAAGGCAATGAAGAACTCAAATTTAAAGTCAATGCTTATGGTTATGATTTGGGTATGAATGAAGAGTATATTATCTCCAGTTTGCGTCCGTATTACTTTAAAGGAGCATACTCTAAGATGTTTGATGATAAAGGCATTGTAGAGATTGTATTTCAAAGCAAAAACAAAGATGAAGTGCAAAGTTTAGATAACTTTCGAGTACCCATTCCAAACTCTAATGAAAAAGTTCTTTTAAAAGAGGTCGCAACCATTGTTAAAAAGCCTGCTTATTCACAAATTTTTAAAGAGAACAATGAACGAATTCGAACCGTAACGGCCAGTATCAATCAAGTAACCTCTACAGAAGTATATGAAAAAATGAATCCTTTGCTTGAGAAGTTGCAAAAAAGTGTTGCGATTGATATTAAAGGGGAACAAAAAGAGAATGAAAAGGTTCAACGAGAGATGAGTGAGGCATTTATCATTGCTCTGATACTCATCTTTATTGCTTTGATTTGGATGTTTGATTCTGTTATTAAACCTTTGATTATCATTTCAACGATTCCATTATCTGTTTTAGGCGTACTTGTAGGGCACTTTTTATTGGGGATTAATATTACCATGCCAAGTCTGATTGGAATTGTTGGTTTAGCTGGGGTGGTTGTTAATGATGGAATTATTATGATGGACTTTATTAAGAAATCACAAACCATGGAAGAGCTGAAATCTCTTGCCATGCTTCGATTACGTCCTATTTTATTGACATCAGTGACGACGCTTTTAGGTCTGTTTACATTGATGTTTTTTGCCTCAGGACAAGCATTGATTCTGCAGCCTATGGCTGTATCCCTTGGGTTTGGAGTTTTATGGGCGACGGTGTTGAATTTATATTATGTGCCGTTGGTTTATACGCTTATTTATAAAAGAAAAGAGCGTTAA
- a CDS encoding SH3 domain-containing protein — protein MTSMVQSSKHKKVVSLGHHKLFFSTLLSFSILFFSACSNKVSSINDLQTLPQNALAYEFTLKTQTAQNTQHNLTLFKERFFGPWNQKQLSISQKKASWGEIYMTQKVYGLNHQLLSKKWFKKLNDNANWAQYNHLKADAVVIKNSNLRVFPSTLPIFYNPKKAGEGFPFDYNQNSGIKINTPILISHYSTDKQWVFVESGFAFGWIKTSDIALVNERIKTTYLESTLYIAIKDNFPIYKNSMFIEQIKLGTIFPKSRQGNFFVFNHYHNLEGYIQTIQNPKEKLHTLPLPFTKEKVQHVVNELIQEPYGWGEAFSKRDCSALTKDFFALFGLYLNRNSKQQTRNGEYISLKELSNQEKKEQIKSLSEPFSTLIYLPGHIMIYAGIKDNEPLVFHNFWGIKTENLFNEKGRFVVGQAAITTLEPGKELPNYAPQSNILSKIKGMVILHP, from the coding sequence ATGACCAGTATGGTACAATCTTCAAAACACAAGAAGGTTGTATCATTGGGACATCATAAACTCTTTTTTTCTACCCTGCTTTCATTTTCAATACTTTTTTTCTCAGCTTGTTCAAATAAAGTCAGTTCGATTAATGATTTACAAACGTTGCCACAAAATGCCTTAGCCTATGAATTTACACTAAAAACACAAACAGCACAAAACACACAACACAACTTAACACTTTTTAAAGAACGATTCTTCGGTCCATGGAACCAAAAACAACTCTCAATATCTCAAAAGAAGGCATCATGGGGAGAAATTTATATGACTCAAAAAGTGTATGGTTTGAACCACCAACTTCTATCTAAGAAGTGGTTTAAAAAACTCAATGACAATGCCAATTGGGCACAATACAACCATTTAAAAGCCGATGCAGTAGTCATAAAAAACAGTAACCTACGTGTCTTCCCAAGCACATTGCCCATATTTTATAATCCTAAAAAAGCAGGAGAAGGTTTCCCTTTTGACTACAACCAAAACTCAGGCATTAAAATCAATACCCCTATTCTTATCTCTCACTATTCAACAGATAAACAGTGGGTCTTTGTTGAATCGGGATTTGCATTTGGTTGGATAAAAACAAGTGATATTGCATTGGTCAATGAACGTATAAAAACAACCTATCTGGAAAGTACACTCTATATTGCAATTAAAGATAATTTTCCTATTTATAAAAATAGTATGTTTATTGAACAAATCAAACTGGGAACCATTTTTCCTAAAAGCAGACAAGGAAACTTCTTTGTATTTAATCATTATCACAATTTAGAAGGCTACATTCAGACCATTCAAAACCCAAAAGAGAAGCTGCATACACTGCCACTTCCTTTTACTAAAGAGAAGGTACAACATGTTGTCAATGAACTTATACAAGAGCCGTATGGATGGGGAGAAGCCTTTTCTAAACGAGATTGTTCTGCATTAACCAAAGACTTCTTTGCACTCTTTGGGCTATATCTGAACAGAAACTCAAAACAACAAACCAGAAATGGTGAATACATCTCTTTAAAAGAGCTCAGTAATCAAGAGAAAAAAGAACAGATAAAATCACTCTCTGAACCTTTTTCAACACTGATTTACCTGCCTGGACATATCATGATTTATGCAGGTATTAAAGATAATGAACCGCTGGTATTTCATAACTTTTGGGGTATAAAAACAGAAAATCTTTTTAATGAAAAAGGTCGGTTTGTGGTTGGTCAAGCTGCTATTACCACACTTGAACCCGGCAAAGAGCTTCCAAATTATGCACCCCAGTCAAATATTTTAAGTAAGATTAAGGGCATGGTGATTTTACATCCTTAA